A genomic segment from Leptolyngbya boryana PCC 6306 encodes:
- a CDS encoding DUF924 family protein encodes MNTAEVLQFWFGETLERREAWFKKDPAFDAEIRSRFLSQYEQAALGELEDWMNAAESSLALVIVLDQFPRNMFRGTPRSFATDAKALQVAQCAIAQGFDQHLPPMQRFFFYLPLEHSENLDDQNESVRLYEPFRDIPELADTYDYAIRHRDVIARFGRFPHRNLILNRPSTPEELEFLKQPGSSF; translated from the coding sequence ATGAATACAGCAGAAGTGTTGCAGTTTTGGTTTGGAGAAACGCTCGAGCGGCGGGAGGCTTGGTTTAAGAAAGATCCTGCCTTTGATGCAGAGATTCGCTCCCGGTTTCTCTCACAGTATGAACAAGCGGCTTTAGGCGAATTGGAGGATTGGATGAATGCGGCTGAAAGCAGTTTAGCGTTAGTGATTGTGCTGGATCAGTTTCCGAGAAATATGTTCCGAGGAACGCCGCGATCGTTTGCCACCGATGCAAAAGCGTTACAAGTGGCTCAATGTGCGATCGCTCAGGGATTTGATCAGCACCTCCCACCGATGCAGCGCTTCTTTTTCTACCTGCCGCTAGAACACAGTGAAAATCTGGATGACCAAAATGAATCGGTGCGCTTATATGAGCCTTTCAGGGATATTCCTGAATTAGCAGATACGTACGACTATGCCATCCGGCATCGCGATGTGATTGCACGATTTGGACGGTTTCCCCACCGCAATCTAATCCTCAATCGACCTTCGACCCCCGAAGAACTTGAGTTCCTGAAACAGCCTGGATCGTCCTTTTAA
- the rpsD gene encoding 30S ribosomal protein S4, translating to MSRYRGPRLRIVRRLGTELPGLTRKSARRAYPPGQHGQARKKRSEYAVRLEEKQKLRFNYGVSEKQLLRYVRKARRAAGSTGQVLLQLLEMRLDNTVFRLGMAPTIPGARQLVNHGHVTVNGKVVDIASYNCRPGDVVAVRDRDRSRKLVEANLQYPGLSNLPSHLEFDKNKMTGKVNGVIDREWVALQINELLVVEYYSRQA from the coding sequence ATGTCGCGATATCGAGGTCCACGCCTTAGAATTGTTCGTCGTCTGGGAACAGAACTGCCTGGACTAACCCGTAAATCTGCTCGTCGGGCTTATCCGCCTGGACAACATGGGCAAGCCCGTAAAAAGCGCTCTGAATATGCAGTGCGTTTGGAAGAGAAGCAAAAGCTCCGCTTTAACTATGGTGTGAGCGAAAAGCAGCTTCTTCGCTATGTGCGTAAAGCGCGTCGTGCAGCAGGTTCAACCGGACAAGTGCTGCTGCAATTGTTGGAAATGCGGTTGGATAATACCGTCTTCCGTCTGGGCATGGCTCCGACAATCCCAGGCGCACGTCAGTTGGTCAATCATGGTCACGTCACTGTGAATGGAAAAGTTGTAGATATCGCAAGCTACAACTGTCGTCCGGGTGATGTGGTTGCAGTTCGCGATCGCGATCGCTCTCGCAAATTAGTCGAAGCTAACCTGCAATATCCAGGATTGTCAAACTTACCGAGTCACTTAGAATTCGATAAGAACAAGATGACGGGTAAGGTGAATGGTGTCATCGATCGGGAGTGGGTCGCACTTCAGATCAACGAACTGCTGGTCGTTGAGTACTACTCACGTCAAGCTTAG
- a CDS encoding PEP-CTERM sorting domain-containing protein translates to MRRQPSSCCSPEENLKSNRPHRRISSIAFGLSLGWLTSSLVLPARAADMSIGNEGIRANKNTTLQSEFVESHGAYQSTFGVINLTTKEKTPLLVETKPADSPDTIFRPSTKIDDAGSELDFPGTPGNAVPEPSKQYTFQPNNDYVFYLESSYNGRPTGILYSTDSLNPNSEQHVKFTGNINSLCESGGMTLGWDDTGSRIVRNRDAQDRDYDDFIVRMRDTACPVGGGEPPPVVSPVGPGGTPVGQLPVAAVPTASGGSFLLPALLGAGAIAGLAVGLSGDSGDSGGGGAVGGGGGGGGGGGGGGEPIPEPLTIMGSGAAVGFAALMQRRRSKKKNKKD, encoded by the coding sequence GTGAGGAGACAGCCTTCATCCTGCTGTTCTCCAGAGGAGAACCTGAAATCGAATCGTCCGCATCGCCGGATTTCCTCGATCGCATTTGGTCTTTCGCTCGGTTGGTTGACGAGTAGTTTAGTGCTGCCTGCACGCGCTGCTGATATGTCGATCGGGAACGAAGGCATTCGGGCGAACAAAAACACAACCTTGCAATCAGAATTTGTTGAGTCGCATGGTGCTTACCAATCTACCTTTGGTGTCATCAACCTAACCACGAAGGAAAAAACTCCTCTCTTGGTCGAAACAAAGCCTGCTGATAGTCCAGACACAATTTTCCGCCCATCGACCAAAATTGATGACGCGGGAAGTGAGTTAGATTTTCCAGGCACTCCTGGGAATGCGGTTCCTGAACCGAGCAAGCAATACACGTTTCAGCCGAATAATGATTACGTGTTTTATCTAGAGTCTTCATATAACGGGCGACCGACTGGGATTTTGTATTCCACGGATAGCTTGAACCCCAATTCTGAACAGCACGTAAAATTTACGGGGAACATCAATTCTCTGTGTGAATCAGGCGGCATGACGTTGGGCTGGGATGATACTGGCTCTAGGATTGTTCGCAACCGGGATGCACAGGATCGAGATTATGACGATTTCATTGTGCGGATGCGGGATACAGCTTGTCCGGTTGGGGGGGGTGAGCCTCCACCAGTGGTTTCTCCAGTCGGTCCGGGTGGCACACCTGTGGGTCAGTTGCCTGTTGCCGCTGTGCCTACTGCGTCGGGCGGTTCGTTCTTGTTGCCAGCCTTGTTAGGCGCAGGTGCGATCGCGGGCTTAGCGGTCGGTTTGAGTGGGGATAGCGGCGACAGCGGCGGTGGTGGTGCTGTCGGTGGCGGCGGTGGCGGCGGTGGCGGTGGCGGCGGCGGCGGTGAGCCGATTCCCGAACCGTTGACCATCATGGGTTCAGGTGCAGCCGTTGGGTTTGCCGCTCTAATGCAGCGCCGTCGTTCTAAGAAGAAGAACAAGAAAGACTAA
- a CDS encoding asparagine synthetase B family protein has protein sequence MSWTIAVGNVESVQATWKEAGIAIVDAAFSVGERYVVIGEECEWTGFESLDRLDKTFVVWDRQLQQIWMIRDRVGQKTLYYTRTGETRWISPRLRSLNAYHSRELDLVALRDYLSCAFVPGSQTLWQQVREVRPGTYRNFQEETIYWSPQEQIHNLDASLEWHGQKVRSLLEGLIEEMLPSGEPVGAFLSGGIDSSCVTALAAKLHDRAVHTYSIHFGAPYPSELEFANLVAKHCHTQHHILEISPEMIWQMLPETLASLDDPIGEGLTVPNLVLARAAKESVNVVLNGEGGDPCFAGPKNKPMLLNQLYGSGGSKRDVEAYLTSFQKCFSDLPTLLKPEVYAAIAQAPSVFESDLNAPVAYLNRLMLLNLKFKGADYILTKVNALTAAAGITGRSPLFDPRMVELSLQIPPQYKLAGAEEKAVLKAAVADLLPDVIVNRPKSGMIMSMQQWFRNIWRRRARALLLDRKAEIAPYINQAIVKDWLDYRGQVWHRYGLKLWLLVTLEIWLRVNR, from the coding sequence ATGTCGTGGACGATCGCAGTTGGGAACGTTGAGTCGGTTCAAGCCACTTGGAAAGAAGCGGGAATTGCGATCGTCGATGCAGCTTTTTCGGTTGGTGAACGTTATGTCGTGATCGGTGAAGAGTGCGAATGGACAGGATTTGAATCGCTCGATCGGCTTGATAAAACCTTTGTCGTCTGGGATCGCCAACTTCAACAAATTTGGATGATTCGCGATCGTGTGGGTCAGAAGACGCTTTACTACACGCGAACTGGTGAAACTCGCTGGATTTCGCCGAGATTGCGATCGCTGAATGCTTATCATTCGCGTGAGTTGGATTTAGTCGCACTGCGAGATTATCTTTCTTGTGCCTTTGTGCCTGGATCTCAGACCTTGTGGCAGCAGGTGCGCGAGGTACGACCCGGAACGTATCGGAATTTTCAAGAAGAAACGATTTATTGGTCGCCGCAAGAGCAAATTCACAACCTAGATGCATCGCTCGAATGGCATGGGCAAAAAGTACGATCGCTGCTCGAAGGCTTAATTGAGGAAATGTTGCCGTCGGGAGAGCCAGTTGGGGCATTTCTTTCGGGTGGGATTGATTCAAGCTGTGTGACGGCACTTGCTGCAAAATTACACGATCGAGCGGTGCATACGTACTCGATTCACTTTGGCGCACCGTATCCCAGTGAGTTAGAGTTTGCCAATCTCGTCGCCAAACATTGTCACACTCAGCATCATATTTTAGAGATTTCGCCAGAGATGATTTGGCAGATGTTACCGGAAACGTTAGCAAGTTTGGATGATCCGATTGGGGAAGGGCTGACCGTTCCAAATTTGGTACTGGCGCGCGCGGCGAAAGAATCGGTGAATGTCGTGCTGAATGGAGAAGGCGGCGATCCCTGTTTCGCGGGTCCGAAGAATAAGCCAATGTTGTTAAATCAGCTTTATGGCTCTGGTGGGAGTAAACGTGATGTTGAGGCTTATCTGACTTCGTTTCAAAAATGTTTTTCAGACTTGCCGACCTTGTTGAAGCCGGAGGTTTATGCCGCGATCGCACAAGCTCCTTCGGTGTTTGAATCGGATCTGAATGCACCTGTGGCTTATTTAAATCGATTGATGTTGCTCAATCTTAAGTTCAAAGGTGCGGATTACATTTTGACCAAAGTTAATGCGTTAACCGCAGCAGCGGGAATTACAGGTCGATCGCCGTTGTTTGATCCGCGCATGGTGGAACTGAGCTTACAGATTCCGCCCCAGTACAAACTGGCAGGAGCAGAAGAAAAAGCCGTATTGAAAGCAGCAGTGGCAGATTTGCTTCCCGATGTGATTGTGAATCGTCCGAAAAGCGGCATGATCATGTCGATGCAGCAATGGTTTCGCAACATTTGGCGACGACGAGCGAGAGCATTATTGTTAGACCGCAAGGCTGAAATTGCACCGTATATCAATCAAGCGATCGTCAAAGATTGGCTCGACTATCGCGGACAAGTCTGGCATCGCTACGGATTGAAACTGTGGTTACTCGTGACTTTAGAAATTTGGTTGCGAGTCAATCGGTAA
- the psb28 gene encoding photosystem II reaction center protein Psb28, which translates to MAEIQFAKGIAEEVIPDVRLTRSKDGSNGTATFIFEKPKALEAENTDSITGMYMIDEEGELVTREVKAKFINGQPAALEALYVMKSVEAWDRFMRFMDRYAESNDLGFTKS; encoded by the coding sequence ATGGCAGAAATTCAATTTGCAAAAGGCATTGCAGAAGAAGTGATTCCCGATGTTCGCTTAACTCGATCGAAAGACGGGTCAAACGGGACTGCAACCTTTATCTTTGAAAAACCGAAAGCGCTTGAGGCTGAGAATACAGATAGCATCACGGGCATGTACATGATTGATGAGGAAGGCGAACTGGTCACTCGTGAAGTGAAAGCAAAATTTATTAATGGTCAGCCTGCTGCCTTAGAAGCCCTGTATGTGATGAAATCGGTAGAAGCATGGGATCGCTTCATGCGGTTTATGGATCGCTACGCTGAATCAAATGATTTAGGATTCACCAAATCATAA
- a CDS encoding allophycocyanin subunit alpha-B, which produces MSVVSQVILQADDELRYPTSGELSGIREFFQTGEQRTRIAATLSESEKKIVEQASKLLWQKRPDFIAPGGNAYGNRERALCLRDYGWYLRLVTYGVLAGSTDPIEKIGVIGAREMYNALGVPVPGMAEAIRCLKEASLGLLNNEDAAAAAPYFDYIVQAMS; this is translated from the coding sequence ATGAGCGTAGTTAGCCAAGTTATCCTACAAGCCGACGACGAGCTTCGTTATCCAACGAGCGGCGAATTGAGTGGCATAAGAGAATTTTTTCAAACCGGAGAGCAACGGACTCGAATCGCCGCGACTCTGTCTGAAAGTGAGAAAAAGATTGTTGAGCAAGCGAGCAAATTGTTGTGGCAGAAGCGTCCTGATTTCATTGCCCCAGGCGGCAACGCTTATGGCAATCGGGAGCGGGCGCTATGTTTACGCGATTATGGCTGGTATTTGCGATTGGTAACGTATGGGGTACTGGCCGGCAGTACTGACCCGATCGAGAAGATTGGGGTGATCGGGGCGCGGGAAATGTATAACGCGCTCGGTGTTCCGGTTCCTGGAATGGCGGAAGCAATCCGCTGTTTGAAGGAAGCTTCTCTTGGTTTGTTAAACAATGAGGATGCAGCAGCAGCAGCTCCTTATTTCGACTACATCGTTCAAGCAATGTCATAG
- a CDS encoding alpha/beta hydrolase codes for MNIAAETIPTLEQINQTKSAIDAHIASLNQHPDRREGAMPYYLFHEPGRPIRGTVMIFHGFSARPHQMWRLADYLFQNGFNVYQPSIAGHALMYPDRNWAQVDLKPEYAEPLKDKVQKDPVLQTFLQNFAHNPTATRPGFMQQMGLIARLLLIEPQLLDIVKSLESNNDPDFDRYFTSSHLRYLTEAQARFAELDAMPGAIFTVGLSVGGAVALGLAASRPERVRGVVAYAPLLKIYGEQRRRYVNLAGPLDISELGWDEKLRFPVGCLTAADRFGSQVVMSDESVRSLSNIPTFLVLTENEDAADIETSQDFYQRIGGEGEGHRFFLYPSEDLVPHPMVDPTEVSQNMSNRFWQSLYQETFRFLTTGRANMTNLGRIEQDPGLPIVPGV; via the coding sequence ATGAATATTGCTGCTGAAACGATCCCAACTCTTGAGCAAATTAATCAAACTAAATCTGCGATCGACGCGCATATTGCGAGCCTAAATCAGCACCCTGATCGGCGAGAAGGGGCAATGCCGTACTATTTGTTTCATGAACCTGGAAGACCGATTCGCGGCACAGTCATGATATTCCACGGGTTCAGCGCAAGACCCCATCAAATGTGGCGTTTAGCAGATTATCTCTTTCAGAATGGCTTTAATGTATATCAGCCTTCGATCGCAGGACATGCCTTGATGTATCCCGATCGCAACTGGGCGCAAGTCGATCTCAAACCTGAATATGCAGAGCCGCTCAAAGACAAAGTTCAGAAAGATCCGGTACTGCAAACTTTTCTCCAAAATTTTGCGCATAATCCAACGGCAACCCGTCCAGGGTTTATGCAGCAAATGGGATTGATCGCCCGCTTATTACTGATCGAACCGCAGTTGTTAGATATTGTGAAATCCTTGGAATCGAATAATGATCCTGATTTCGATCGCTATTTCACGTCTTCGCATTTGCGCTATCTGACTGAAGCTCAGGCGAGATTCGCAGAATTAGATGCGATGCCGGGAGCCATTTTCACAGTCGGTTTATCAGTGGGAGGCGCGGTGGCTCTGGGCTTGGCAGCATCGCGACCTGAGCGGGTGCGTGGAGTAGTCGCGTATGCACCGTTGCTGAAGATTTATGGAGAACAGCGGCGGCGATATGTGAATTTAGCAGGTCCTTTGGATATTAGTGAGTTGGGCTGGGATGAGAAGTTGCGGTTTCCAGTCGGCTGTTTGACGGCTGCCGATCGCTTCGGCTCTCAAGTCGTGATGAGTGATGAATCTGTGCGATCGCTGTCGAATATTCCGACGTTTTTAGTGCTGACTGAGAATGAAGATGCAGCGGATATTGAGACGAGCCAGGATTTTTATCAGCGGATTGGAGGAGAGGGAGAAGGGCATCGGTTCTTCTTATATCCGAGTGAGGATTTAGTGCCACATCCGATGGTTGATCCAACTGAGGTCAGCCAGAACATGAGTAATCGATTTTGGCAAAGTTTGTATCAGGAGACGTTCCGATTTTTGACGACTGGGCGGGCGAATATGACGAATCTGGGTCGGATTGAGCAAGATCCAGGTTTACCGATCGTGCCTGGGGTGTAG
- a CDS encoding MogA/MoaB family molybdenum cofactor biosynthesis protein produces the protein MSHQPHPDSGGIAVSCAVITVSDTRTAETDRSGQLIQQLLTHAGHTIAHYAIVPDEPDVIRHQLANLPELDAVILNGGTGIAPRDTTYDAIEQLLEKTLPGFGEIFRALSYAEIGSRAIASRAIAGVSANKLIFSLPGSTNAVKLALEKLILPEIVHLVTQIRSKTP, from the coding sequence ATGTCTCATCAGCCTCATCCTGACTCTGGCGGGATCGCAGTCTCATGTGCTGTCATCACGGTCAGCGACACTCGAACTGCTGAAACCGATCGCAGTGGTCAACTGATTCAACAGCTTTTAACCCATGCAGGACATACAATCGCGCATTATGCGATCGTGCCGGATGAGCCGGATGTGATCCGTCATCAACTCGCGAATTTACCCGAACTCGATGCCGTCATTCTCAACGGAGGAACTGGGATCGCACCGAGAGATACGACTTACGACGCGATCGAGCAATTATTAGAAAAGACACTGCCCGGATTTGGGGAAATTTTTCGGGCACTGAGCTATGCAGAGATTGGCTCAAGAGCGATCGCATCGAGAGCGATCGCAGGTGTATCTGCGAATAAATTAATTTTTTCACTGCCCGGATCGACCAATGCTGTCAAGCTTGCCCTGGAAAAATTAATCTTGCCGGAAATTGTGCATTTAGTCACACAAATTCGATCTAAAACGCCGTGA